A window from Gopherus flavomarginatus isolate rGopFla2 chromosome 4, rGopFla2.mat.asm, whole genome shotgun sequence encodes these proteins:
- the MGME1 gene encoding mitochondrial genome maintenance exonuclease 1, with product MLLLRMKSIELLTRKSGRLKMLLTEHFCKNQVPYVCLCISSYLCSKKKKENGYEQVDQERYMNLVRSVTSSKASPQTPETLFEEDNLIYGPVNKFKSPVKDVEAKFPKNWVPLINSSKRTLPPNSDRKQLLKIGLQRHKVPSVTSVLQQTMPLHQALYLKRWKQRMILELGKDGFAEYTKNLFLQGKLFHAALESVFLSEEVPLKEQEKDTTVSGYLASVQHVLRDISGVKALESAVHHETLHYSGLVDCVAEYRGQLCVIDWKTSEKSKPYLRNTFDNPLQVAAYTGAINHDANYDFQVNCGLIVVSYKDGSPAHPHFMDSDLCSQYWNKWLLRLEEYTEKAKNNNAIETS from the exons ATGCTGCTACTGAGAATGAAATCCATCGAGCTATTAACCAGAAAATCTGGGAGACTAAAAATGCTGTTGACagaacatttttgcaaaaatcaAGTCCCATATGTGTGCCTGTGTATCTCCTCCTACCTTTGTAGCAAGAAGAAAAAAGAGAATGGTTATGAGCAAGTTGACCAAGAAAGATACATGAACTTGGTCCGTTCTGTCACATCTTCCAAAGCCAGCCCTCAGACACCAGAAACGTTGTTTGAAGAAGATAATCTGATATACGGACCAGTGAATAAATTTAAGTCTCCAGTTAAGGATGTTGAAGCAAAATTTCCAAAAAATTGGGTCCCTCTGATAAACTCCAGTAAAAGAACTTTGCCTCCAAACAGTGACCGAAAGCAGCTGCTGAAAATCGGTTTACAAAGGCACAAGGTGCCCAGTGTGACGAGTGTTCTTCAGCAGACCATGCCTTTGCACCAGGCATTGTACCTGAAGAGATGGAAGCAGCGGATGATTCTGGAACTTGGAAAAGATGGGTTTGCAGAATATACCAAAA ACCTCTTCCTTCAAGGAAAACTATTCCATGCAGCTTTGGAATCTGTCTTTTTGTCTGAAGAGGTTCCGTTGAAGGAGCAGGAAAAAGATACCACTGTCTCTGGCTACTTAGCAAGTGTGCAGCATGTCCTGAGAGACATCAGTGGAGTAAAAGCTCTTGAAAGTGCAGTTCATCATGAGACACTTCACTATTCAGGCCTTGTAGATTGTGTGGCTGAGTATCG AGGCCAGTTATGTGTGATTGACTGGAAGACTTCAGAGAAATCAAAGCCGTATCTCCGGAACACATTTGACAACCCACTACAGGTTGCAGCATATACCGGAGCCATAAACCATGATGCTAATTACGACTTCCAG GTTAATTGTGGCCTCATTGTGGTTTCTTATAAAGATGGCTCCCCTGCACATCCACATTTCATGGACTCGGATCTGTGCTCTCAGTATTGGAACAAATGGCTCCTGCGCCTTGAAGAATACACAGAGAAGGCAAAAAACAATAATGCAATTGAGACAAGTTAG